A genomic segment from Methanolobus zinderi encodes:
- a CDS encoding PAS domain-containing sensor histidine kinase, with protein MSERCHFIKPPKTGSNESKQQKMLDVAFENAPTIMLLVDSECRVERINRIGIESIGKDPERILGMMAGDIFSCVHAAEDDGCGTTSSCASCPVRTTITNTVSTGSDHYKAEGAIEVFTRNNIVSNRDFIISTVYVDFQNEKKVIVYLDDITERKEAERATIDAMLLAEEANRVKSEFLANMSHELRTPLNSVNGYSEVLLEETTDILDDRHRKFLENISLSGTRLLKLINDILDVSNIESGEIEVNYGEVDVNEVFESVLDDISSLAKKKDIELNVSIVPETFSLYADSFLLRQILLNLSSNAIKFTPDGGNVALKAHLRDNMAEFSVIDTGIGISADDMDKLFIPFHQIDSKLSRKYAGTGLGLSLVKRFVEMQDGEISVESEPGKGSKFMFRLPVNSSNTTPNKHILQSERI; from the coding sequence ATGTCTGAAAGATGTCATTTCATAAAACCTCCAAAAACAGGTAGTAATGAGTCAAAACAGCAAAAAATGCTGGATGTGGCTTTTGAAAATGCCCCCACGATCATGTTGTTAGTTGATTCGGAATGTCGGGTAGAGCGGATCAACAGGATCGGGATTGAATCCATTGGCAAGGATCCTGAAAGAATTCTCGGGATGATGGCAGGTGATATCTTCTCATGTGTTCATGCAGCCGAAGACGATGGATGTGGCACGACCTCCAGCTGTGCCTCCTGTCCTGTCCGTACTACCATTACCAATACTGTTAGCACGGGCTCTGATCATTATAAGGCTGAAGGGGCCATTGAGGTCTTCACCAGGAACAATATTGTTTCGAACAGGGATTTCATAATCTCTACCGTATACGTGGATTTTCAGAATGAGAAAAAAGTTATCGTTTATCTGGATGACATCACTGAACGGAAAGAGGCTGAAAGGGCTACAATAGATGCGATGCTTCTCGCTGAGGAAGCAAACAGGGTCAAGAGTGAGTTCCTTGCAAACATGAGCCACGAACTCCGCACTCCCCTAAACTCTGTGAACGGTTATTCGGAAGTATTGCTTGAGGAAACAACTGATATACTTGATGACCGGCACAGAAAATTCCTGGAGAATATATCCCTCAGTGGTACCCGTCTATTGAAATTGATAAATGATATTCTTGACGTCTCAAATATAGAATCAGGAGAGATCGAAGTTAATTACGGGGAGGTTGACGTCAATGAAGTGTTCGAGAGCGTTTTGGATGACATTTCCTCTCTTGCAAAGAAAAAAGATATTGAGCTTAATGTCTCCATTGTTCCTGAAACGTTTTCACTGTATGCTGATAGTTTTCTCTTGAGACAGATATTGCTGAACCTTTCCAGCAATGCTATAAAATTCACTCCCGATGGTGGCAATGTTGCACTGAAAGCACATTTAAGGGATAATATGGCCGAATTCTCTGTTATTGATACGGGTATAGGTATCTCGGCTGATGATATGGATAAGTTGTTCATTCCTTTCCATCAGATAGACTCCAAACTTTCAAGAAAATATGCCGGTACAGGTCTTGGTTTATCACTTGTGAAAAGGTTTGTTGAAATGCAGGACGGCGAGATATCAGTTGAGAGTGAACCCGG
- a CDS encoding type II/IV secretion system ATPase subunit, with product MSQESDKSGSELALPETENHDIRETRTEETKPIKSLHRYLWEQISTLGKKRTELPAYDPQLHGPLVEFEIPQGYEEIERYWVNEPYSFVTVLEKRSVFHYFVVEPELTLYERDILERIYDDLRDILSLGGIGSKKDKEEVLVEQTLTLLSRYHANLEYSSIYRILYYLKRNFLGSDRLHSLMLDPDIEDISCDGVDIPVFLYHNKYRNIKTNISFGEEELNSLVIKLCQKSGKHISISDPMVDATLPDGSRLQATLGKEVTTRGSSFTIRKFRGDPITAIDLIDFNTCSVEMIAYFWLAIENGNCAIFAGGTASGKTSMLNAVSLFIPPLSKVVSIEDTRELTLHHDNWIAGITRKSLSSGNTGEVNMYDLLRSALRQRPEYILVGEIRGEEALTLFQAISTGHATYSTMHAGDVQTVVNRLDSPPLNVPHVMLQSLDILSIQTQTFVNDRRVRRTQSIVELTGIDAKTGYIRINELYRWDPATDTFKRSGDSYAINKIMQARGWNREKLISELETRERILEYMRKKEMRDYVSISLVVQAYTANPEMVLKAIDDDNLEEIISQEF from the coding sequence ATGAGTCAGGAGTCAGACAAATCCGGATCAGAATTGGCACTACCAGAGACAGAAAATCACGATATCCGGGAAACCAGAACAGAAGAAACAAAGCCTATCAAATCATTGCATCGATATCTGTGGGAGCAGATATCCACTCTCGGAAAGAAGAGAACCGAACTTCCTGCTTATGACCCTCAACTGCACGGACCTCTTGTTGAGTTCGAAATACCTCAGGGTTATGAGGAAATCGAGAGGTACTGGGTCAATGAGCCCTATTCTTTTGTGACCGTTCTTGAAAAGAGAAGTGTATTCCATTATTTTGTGGTTGAACCTGAACTCACTCTTTATGAAAGGGACATACTTGAAAGAATATATGATGACCTGAGGGACATTCTAAGTCTTGGAGGAATCGGCTCTAAAAAGGACAAGGAAGAAGTATTGGTAGAGCAGACACTCACACTTCTCAGCAGGTATCACGCCAACCTTGAGTATAGTTCCATCTACAGGATATTATATTATCTTAAACGTAACTTTCTTGGCAGCGACAGGCTGCACTCACTGATGCTTGACCCGGATATCGAGGACATATCATGTGACGGAGTCGACATCCCGGTTTTCCTGTATCATAATAAATATCGAAATATCAAAACAAATATCTCCTTTGGCGAGGAGGAACTCAACTCCCTGGTGATCAAGCTCTGCCAGAAAAGCGGCAAACACATCTCAATAAGCGATCCCATGGTGGATGCAACACTTCCGGATGGTTCTAGGCTTCAGGCAACCCTTGGCAAGGAGGTTACCACAAGGGGGAGCTCCTTTACCATCCGCAAGTTCCGGGGAGACCCCATCACCGCCATCGACCTTATCGATTTTAACACATGCAGCGTAGAAATGATCGCCTATTTCTGGCTTGCCATAGAAAACGGCAATTGCGCCATCTTTGCAGGAGGAACCGCATCTGGTAAGACCTCCATGCTCAATGCGGTATCTCTTTTCATACCCCCTCTTTCAAAGGTAGTATCAATCGAGGATACACGCGAGCTGACCCTGCATCACGACAACTGGATCGCGGGTATCACGAGAAAATCACTCAGCTCCGGAAATACAGGGGAAGTCAACATGTACGACCTGCTGCGCTCAGCACTCAGGCAGCGTCCTGAGTACATCCTTGTGGGTGAGATTCGTGGTGAGGAGGCACTTACACTTTTCCAGGCAATATCCACGGGACATGCAACATATTCCACCATGCATGCCGGCGATGTGCAGACCGTTGTAAACAGGCTGGACAGCCCACCACTGAACGTACCCCATGTGATGCTGCAGTCGCTGGATATCCTGAGCATACAGACACAGACCTTTGTCAATGACAGGCGCGTGAGGCGTACGCAGAGTATCGTGGAACTCACAGGAATAGACGCAAAGACCGGCTATATCCGCATCAATGAACTATACCGCTGGGATCCTGCAACTGACACTTTCAAACGCAGCGGGGATTCCTATGCCATAAATAAAATAATGCAGGCACGTGGATGGAACCGGGAGAAACTGATCTCAGAGCTGGAAACAAGAGAGCGCATACTTGAATATATGCGCAAGAAGGAAATGAGAGACTATGTCAGCATATCCCTTGTGGTCCAGGCATATACCGCCAACCCTGAAATGGTTCTGAAGGCAATAGACGACGATAACCTTGAGGAGATAATATCACAGGAATTCTGA
- a CDS encoding type II secretion system F family protein produces the protein MNGFDYVAHRIFGEYIRERIDDLESTRIILRKANMGMLVEQYISQACLVSAITGILAALVGIFIGLYFFRDIALYNIGTWIVPAWISSNFANIFALLLSITFLVVATSLTYYIFMSIPQVQANVRSSLINQSLPHTTAYLYALSRGGGLNLLDIMRSITENYHIYGAAAEEIGYIVKDMDCYGTDLLTALEKATIRTPSQKFKDFIEGLESIVASGGDITAYLKAKNDQYRLTATKEQKIFFETLGVLAEVYISAFVAGPLFLITILVVLGLVNSGSIAILNFIIYIVIPISTVIFVLLLSSITGENANFQNIYVREKKLDVFSHVRIRAGPENEDELRKKMRFYENFIKVRNTVFHPFHFLKSRPSYVFAISLPLALLYLLFTVQDYINSFNLTAFKTINTAKLAVIDDHVFMALLILFVPFVIFDEIRNHRVKQIESHIPEFLKNLASINEAGIMLVDAIEMSTKLKIGVLHAEVKRLVNDLSWGTKIDDALKKFEYRIRTDMTRRIITLIIKANEATSDIKSVLTIAAHDADVQKQLKKERNAEMFVYVFIIYIAFMVFLFIVYILAAYFLPAMPSGTNDIQAGMPLISEFDLEAYTMLFFHAAMIQGFCSGIVAGKMGSGKVYSGLKHSLLMMSIAYIIFTMFI, from the coding sequence GTGAACGGATTTGATTATGTTGCACATCGGATCTTCGGAGAATATATCAGAGAGCGTATCGATGATTTAGAGAGTACACGCATAATCCTCAGAAAGGCCAATATGGGCATGCTTGTGGAGCAATACATATCCCAGGCGTGTCTTGTATCAGCAATTACGGGCATCCTTGCAGCACTTGTCGGAATTTTCATCGGGCTTTATTTCTTCAGGGACATTGCATTGTACAATATTGGTACATGGATCGTTCCCGCATGGATCAGTTCCAATTTTGCAAATATTTTTGCTTTACTTCTTTCCATTACATTCCTGGTGGTCGCTACATCGCTCACATACTATATTTTCATGTCAATTCCACAGGTACAGGCAAATGTCAGGAGTTCGCTTATCAACCAGTCCCTCCCCCATACAACAGCCTACCTGTACGCTCTGAGCAGAGGTGGAGGTCTGAATCTTCTGGACATCATGCGCTCGATCACTGAAAACTACCACATATATGGTGCTGCTGCGGAGGAGATAGGCTATATAGTCAAGGATATGGATTGCTACGGGACCGACCTGCTGACGGCTCTTGAGAAGGCCACTATCAGGACACCCTCTCAGAAGTTCAAGGACTTTATCGAGGGCCTGGAATCCATTGTGGCCAGCGGAGGGGATATAACTGCATATCTCAAGGCAAAGAACGATCAGTACCGGCTTACCGCAACAAAAGAGCAGAAGATATTCTTCGAAACCCTCGGAGTACTTGCCGAGGTATATATATCAGCCTTTGTTGCCGGTCCGCTTTTCCTTATTACCATACTTGTAGTACTCGGACTGGTAAACTCCGGATCCATAGCCATACTTAATTTCATCATCTACATCGTGATCCCTATCAGTACCGTTATTTTCGTACTGTTGCTAAGTTCGATAACAGGGGAGAATGCAAACTTTCAGAACATCTATGTGCGTGAAAAGAAGCTTGATGTATTCTCACATGTCAGGATCAGAGCCGGGCCGGAAAACGAGGATGAGCTACGTAAAAAGATGCGCTTTTATGAGAACTTCATCAAAGTACGTAATACAGTCTTCCATCCATTCCATTTCCTGAAAAGCAGGCCTTCTTATGTGTTTGCCATAAGTCTGCCACTCGCCCTGTTGTATCTGTTGTTTACAGTACAGGATTACATTAACAGTTTCAATCTTACAGCTTTTAAGACCATAAACACAGCAAAACTTGCAGTTATAGATGATCATGTGTTCATGGCATTGCTTATACTTTTTGTACCATTTGTGATCTTTGACGAAATCAGGAATCACCGGGTAAAACAGATAGAATCCCATATCCCTGAATTCCTGAAGAACCTTGCCAGCATAAACGAGGCAGGTATAATGCTTGTTGATGCGATCGAGATGAGCACAAAACTGAAAATAGGTGTGCTACATGCTGAGGTCAAAAGACTTGTTAACGATCTGTCCTGGGGTACAAAAATCGATGATGCCCTTAAGAAATTCGAGTACCGCATCAGGACGGATATGACAAGACGTATAATCACCCTTATCATCAAGGCTAACGAGGCTACAAGCGATATCAAGAGCGTCCTGACCATAGCAGCCCATGATGCAGACGTCCAGAAACAGCTCAAGAAGGAACGCAATGCCGAGATGTTCGTGTATGTTTTTATCATCTACATTGCATTCATGGTATTCCTCTTCATAGTATACATCCTTGCGGCCTATTTCCTGCCTGCGATGCCCTCGGGTACTAACGATATACAGGCAGGCATGCCACTGATATCAGAGTTCGATCTTGAAGCCTATACCATGCTTTTCTTCCATGCTGCAATGATACAGGGATTCTGCTCAGGCATAGTTGCAGGGAAGATGGGAAGCGGAAAAGTCTATTCAGGACTCAAACACTCATTGCTGATGATGTCGATCGCATATATTATCTTTACAATGTTCATCTGA
- the amrS gene encoding AmmeMemoRadiSam system radical SAM enzyme, with the protein MIKEVMLYDKLEDNKVQCRICSHRCRISPGKRGFCRVRENREGTLYALNYSVVSSEALDPVEKKPLFHFYPGSPVYSLGSIGCNFRCKHCQNWTISQVEIDSANAFELSPEQAVSRAVELGARSIAWTYNEPSIWFEYTYDCAKLAKEAGLATIYVTNGYITPEALRKIAPYLDAYRVDIKAFNEDFYRKIASAKLAPVLESTILAKELGMHIEVVNLIIPTMNDDPEEIRNMVKWIHDKIGADTPIHFTRFHPFYQLTDVPSTPLKTLEKAYDIAREEGMQYVYLGNVMGTEKEHTFCPSCDEMLIRRGAFDTLACTVTQDNKCPACGASINVIND; encoded by the coding sequence GTGATCAAAGAAGTAATGCTTTATGATAAGCTGGAAGACAATAAGGTCCAGTGCAGGATATGCAGCCACAGATGCAGGATCTCACCGGGAAAGAGGGGATTCTGCAGAGTAAGGGAGAACAGGGAAGGAACGCTTTACGCCCTGAATTACAGTGTCGTTTCAAGTGAGGCACTTGATCCTGTGGAAAAAAAGCCGCTATTTCATTTCTATCCAGGGTCCCCGGTATATTCCCTGGGAAGCATAGGCTGTAATTTCAGGTGTAAGCATTGCCAGAACTGGACAATATCCCAGGTAGAAATTGATTCGGCAAATGCCTTTGAGCTCAGCCCTGAGCAGGCAGTGTCCAGAGCAGTAGAACTGGGTGCAAGGTCTATCGCCTGGACATATAATGAGCCAAGTATCTGGTTCGAGTACACATATGACTGTGCAAAACTGGCAAAAGAAGCTGGACTTGCTACCATTTACGTCACCAACGGATACATTACACCCGAAGCTCTCAGAAAAATAGCACCCTACCTGGATGCCTACAGAGTTGATATAAAAGCATTCAACGAGGACTTCTACAGAAAAATTGCAAGTGCAAAACTTGCGCCTGTGCTGGAGTCCACAATACTTGCAAAGGAACTTGGAATGCATATAGAGGTCGTGAACCTTATCATACCGACAATGAACGACGACCCGGAAGAGATAAGAAATATGGTAAAATGGATCCACGACAAAATTGGCGCGGACACGCCCATTCATTTCACACGCTTCCACCCCTTCTATCAGTTGACGGATGTGCCATCAACACCTCTCAAAACACTGGAAAAGGCATATGACATTGCCAGGGAAGAGGGTATGCAATATGTTTATCTTGGAAATGTAATGGGAACCGAGAAAGAGCATACATTCTGCCCGAGCTGTGATGAGATGCTGATAAGAAGAGGGGCATTCGACACACTCGCCTGTACGGTTACGCAAGATAATAAATGCCCCGCCTGCGGAGCATCAATTAATGTTATCAATGACTGA
- a CDS encoding radical SAM protein, protein MINGNKEKIPPFPHHKAYIYRSKQFFLASGITTHLTMGNLITLKELYKGFSNKCSIPRVLLVDPTSDCNLRCKGCWSQDYESGHNISYEKFDDILDQAEKLGIMDCLMTGGEPLLRKDDILKLCKKHDRMTFGAFTNATLIDEELADDMARLGNLNVFVSIEGTKEETDFRRGPGVYDKAIRAMDILRSRDIGFGFSACYHSRNYKTIASDEFLDRMRERGAWFGWLFQYIPVGSNADTSLVCTPEQRAYVQEKIRDYCTEHDYMIIDFWNNGHLSFGCIGAGVGFAHINAKGDVEPCAFCHYSDSNIYEVSLAEALRSKFFTTFRNAQPFSQNPLRPCPLIDNPEALVDVVRNTGARSTHMANPESAEELASKSYERAKQWERISEDLFRKMPEHNRKNFPLFLKYLAFKKGITDGRRKKV, encoded by the coding sequence ATGATCAATGGGAACAAGGAGAAGATCCCTCCGTTCCCGCATCACAAGGCTTACATCTACAGGAGTAAACAGTTCTTTTTAGCAAGTGGGATAACCACCCACCTGACCATGGGCAATTTAATCACGCTCAAAGAGTTATATAAGGGATTCAGTAACAAATGTTCCATCCCAAGGGTTCTGCTGGTGGATCCTACGAGTGACTGCAATTTGAGATGTAAGGGCTGCTGGTCACAGGACTATGAGAGTGGTCATAATATCTCCTATGAGAAGTTTGACGATATATTGGATCAGGCTGAAAAGCTGGGGATCATGGATTGTCTGATGACGGGCGGAGAGCCCTTACTTCGCAAGGATGATATCCTGAAACTGTGCAAAAAGCATGATCGCATGACCTTTGGAGCATTTACGAATGCAACTTTGATCGATGAGGAACTCGCCGATGACATGGCAAGACTGGGAAATCTGAATGTCTTCGTAAGTATCGAGGGAACAAAAGAGGAAACAGATTTCAGAAGAGGGCCGGGAGTCTACGATAAAGCTATCAGGGCTATGGATATCCTGAGATCCCGGGACATAGGTTTCGGATTTTCGGCATGTTACCATTCCAGGAACTACAAGACCATAGCCAGCGATGAATTCCTGGATCGTATGCGAGAGAGAGGAGCATGGTTCGGATGGCTTTTCCAGTATATCCCTGTGGGAAGCAATGCCGATACCTCCCTTGTATGCACTCCTGAGCAAAGGGCATACGTGCAGGAGAAGATCCGGGATTATTGTACTGAACATGACTATATGATCATAGATTTCTGGAATAACGGGCATCTTTCTTTTGGTTGCATCGGTGCGGGTGTTGGTTTTGCCCACATCAACGCTAAAGGTGACGTTGAACCCTGTGCTTTCTGCCATTATTCCGATTCGAATATATACGAAGTATCGCTTGCTGAAGCTCTCAGGTCCAAGTTCTTTACCACATTCAGAAATGCTCAACCATTTTCACAGAATCCGTTAAGGCCATGTCCTCTAATAGATAATCCGGAGGCGCTAGTTGATGTGGTCAGGAATACAGGAGCAAGATCGACCCATATGGCCAACCCGGAATCCGCAGAGGAACTTGCAAGTAAAAGCTATGAGCGTGCAAAGCAGTGGGAAAGGATCTCCGAAGACCTGTTCCGTAAAATGCCTGAGCATAACAGGAAGAACTTCCCCCTGTTCTTAAAGTACCTTGCTTTTAAGAAAGGAATAACCGATGGCAGGAGAAAGAAGGTTTAG
- a CDS encoding alpha/beta fold hydrolase, with protein MAGERRFSCEVHQVGHTSRWLVLVHGFGGSARTWKKQVEFFSRHYNLLVPQMHEDMDDEYLDVDKVCEIISNTLDHHNIEKAYFVGFSFSSLICLRFAVLYPEKVDSMIMGGGIIKFNLKTRFLLSLAITFKKCINYMFLYRFFAYIIMPRKNHSRSRSIFVKEAEKLGYVEFCKWVDIIPQTKQSLNWLESISDDIDILYVSGNQDYLFLKDTLKYSKRFSNSRVEIIENCGHVCSIEQHDKFNNIVFRYLNRMA; from the coding sequence ATGGCAGGAGAAAGAAGGTTTAGTTGTGAAGTTCACCAAGTAGGTCATACTTCCAGATGGCTGGTGTTGGTACACGGTTTTGGAGGCAGTGCAAGGACCTGGAAGAAACAGGTAGAGTTCTTTTCCAGGCACTATAACCTGCTTGTGCCACAAATGCACGAGGATATGGACGATGAGTATCTTGATGTCGATAAGGTCTGTGAGATAATAAGCAATACGTTGGACCACCATAATATTGAGAAAGCTTACTTTGTTGGTTTTTCTTTCAGCTCGCTGATCTGTTTGCGGTTTGCCGTGCTCTACCCGGAGAAGGTGGATTCAATGATCATGGGAGGAGGGATCATAAAGTTCAACCTGAAAACAAGATTCCTGCTTTCCCTGGCAATCACTTTTAAAAAATGCATCAATTACATGTTCCTCTACAGATTCTTTGCTTACATCATAATGCCGAGAAAGAACCATTCAAGGTCACGAAGCATATTTGTGAAGGAAGCAGAGAAACTGGGATATGTTGAGTTCTGTAAATGGGTCGACATAATCCCTCAAACGAAACAAAGTCTGAACTGGCTGGAAAGTATAAGCGATGACATTGACATCCTGTATGTTTCAGGTAACCAGGACTATCTTTTTTTAAAGGACACTCTCAAGTATAGTAAAAGATTTAGCAACTCCAGAGTAGAAATAATTGAAAACTGCGGGCATGTATGTTCCATCGAACAACACGATAAGTTCAACAACATTGTTTTCCGATACTTGAATCGAATGGCTTAG
- a CDS encoding HepT-like ribonuclease domain-containing protein: MREYRLFLADIVEAIDEIEEFTSGMDFTEFQNDRKTQKAVVKNIEIIGEAAKNVPDEIKTSYSDVPWRVIAGMRDRLAHGYFGIDYVIVWDVVGNRLIGLRDSIRAILVEID; encoded by the coding sequence ATGCGCGAGTACAGGTTGTTTTTAGCTGACATTGTTGAAGCGATTGATGAAATTGAAGAGTTCACTTCAGGAATGGACTTCACTGAATTTCAGAACGATAGGAAAACCCAGAAGGCAGTTGTGAAGAATATAGAGATCATCGGTGAAGCCGCTAAAAATGTGCCGGATGAAATTAAAACAAGTTATTCTGACGTTCCATGGAGAGTGATTGCCGGTATGCGGGATCGCTTAGCTCATGGTTATTTCGGAATCGATTATGTGATTGTGTGGGATGTTGTTGGCAATCGTCTGATTGGTTTAAGGGATTCTATCCGGGCAATTCTGGTTGAGATAGATTGA
- a CDS encoding nucleotidyltransferase family protein, which translates to MIKRDIVLGRLDELLPELKRNYKVKEIGLFGSVVRNDYKTGSDIDFLVEFEKGADLFDLAALGIFLEDEFESKVDIISKRAVRDELKQKIFSEVIYVHA; encoded by the coding sequence ATGATCAAGAGGGATATTGTTCTGGGGAGACTTGATGAACTGCTTCCGGAGTTGAAAAGGAACTATAAGGTAAAGGAAATAGGCCTTTTTGGGTCGGTGGTAAGGAATGACTACAAGACCGGAAGCGATATTGACTTCCTTGTTGAGTTCGAGAAAGGTGCAGATCTTTTTGATCTCGCAGCCCTTGGAATTTTTCTTGAAGACGAGTTCGAGTCAAAGGTGGATATCATCTCGAAACGTGCCGTAAGGGATGAGTTAAAACAAAAAATTTTCTCAGAAGTTATTTATGTACATGCATGA
- a CDS encoding polysaccharide deacetylase family protein has product MYDSIKKHSSLWERFTSKGDDFDQYSCVDSYCNFARHDMEEVLSPDVSRKLVEEGLEMEFPDDKKFGVCLTHDIDDIYPPFYHTLLSVYYSARNIDLSGIKTHCLWRVNGKAQSPYLNFREIMDIEEQFGGKSSFYFLAADKDPRRFRYDIEDTEAYMGEIVDRGWEVGLHGGYYSYANYNNLLYEKQKLESVLGKEVIGFRNHYLRLKINESWEMLSKAGFKYDTTLGFNNTVGFRNGMCHPFRPYNSEEKKTLDILEIPLNIMDVALCEYAGSFKEAWELSKQILDSGEKYNGIITLLWHNNTFSSPHLKDWKKLYIKILDYCNKKDAWITSCEDIYEWWNSADIDYP; this is encoded by the coding sequence ATGTATGACTCAATAAAAAAGCATTCCAGCCTGTGGGAGAGATTTACCTCTAAAGGAGATGATTTCGATCAGTATTCCTGTGTGGACAGCTATTGTAATTTTGCAAGACATGATATGGAGGAGGTACTGTCACCTGATGTTTCAAGGAAATTAGTGGAAGAAGGCCTTGAAATGGAGTTTCCCGATGATAAAAAATTCGGTGTTTGTCTGACACATGATATAGATGACATTTACCCTCCATTTTATCATACTCTTCTGTCGGTCTACTACTCTGCCAGAAATATTGATCTGAGCGGAATCAAAACCCATTGTCTATGGAGAGTCAATGGTAAAGCTCAGTCTCCGTATCTCAACTTCAGGGAGATAATGGATATAGAAGAGCAGTTTGGTGGAAAATCATCCTTCTATTTCCTTGCTGCGGATAAGGATCCGCGAAGATTCCGCTATGATATAGAGGATACCGAGGCTTATATGGGTGAGATCGTAGACCGCGGGTGGGAAGTCGGGCTGCATGGTGGCTATTATTCCTATGCTAATTACAACAATCTCTTATATGAAAAGCAAAAGCTGGAAAGTGTACTGGGGAAAGAGGTGATAGGCTTCAGGAACCACTATCTGAGGTTGAAAATAAACGAATCATGGGAAATGCTCTCAAAAGCAGGTTTCAAATACGATACCACCCTGGGTTTTAACAATACAGTGGGTTTCAGGAATGGTATGTGCCATCCTTTCAGGCCATATAATTCAGAGGAAAAAAAGACGCTGGATATTCTGGAAATACCTCTCAATATAATGGATGTAGCACTTTGTGAGTACGCCGGATCTTTCAAGGAGGCGTGGGAACTTTCAAAGCAGATACTGGATTCCGGGGAAAAGTACAACGGTATAATCACTTTACTGTGGCACAATAATACCTTCAGTTCCCCTCATTTGAAGGATTGGAAGAAGCTGTACATAAAAATACTTGACTATTGCAACAAAAAGGATGCCTGGATCACCAGCTGTGAGGATATTTATGAGTGGTGGAACAGTGCGGATATCGACTATCCCTGA
- a CDS encoding GNAT family N-acetyltransferase, with protein sequence MIQVSTMDDSRIWDDFVDQSPYGTLFHKWGFLKTIEKHTGYKLLPYAVYDEEDLVCLYPSFVKTNYGMNVILSPPPRTGVPYMGFVLGADYDDLTQSGKEKRLKEITKLTTEKIEELSPIYTSVQLTPSFNDIREFKWNGFSVEPLFTYYIPTETSLDEILKGFSRSTRRLIKGIKNNKYNMEMTESDSIAPFCQFLSKRYEEQNLKFPIESTEYLEDLLELYPDNIRLFYVHDENNDIIGSNIVVSYKNKVISWLGTPKPEVDLPVNELIFWELIKLSKKNDSIFEIGGADTEHLCSFKSRFNPLLETNYRIFWHNNLGAIAEWFYLNVYRKSSAPV encoded by the coding sequence ATGATACAAGTATCAACTATGGATGACTCCCGAATATGGGATGATTTCGTAGATCAAAGTCCTTACGGCACTCTGTTTCATAAATGGGGATTTTTAAAGACCATAGAGAAGCACACAGGTTACAAATTACTCCCATATGCTGTGTATGATGAAGAGGATCTTGTATGCCTATATCCATCTTTTGTGAAAACGAATTATGGTATGAATGTCATACTATCACCTCCTCCACGCACAGGAGTACCCTACATGGGCTTTGTATTGGGCGCGGATTATGATGACCTGACACAGAGTGGTAAAGAAAAGCGTCTGAAAGAAATTACAAAACTTACAACGGAAAAAATTGAAGAACTATCACCCATCTACACTTCCGTCCAGTTGACCCCTTCATTTAATGATATCAGGGAGTTCAAATGGAACGGATTCTCAGTCGAGCCCCTGTTCACATATTATATTCCAACTGAAACGTCCCTTGATGAAATATTAAAAGGATTCAGCCGTTCAACAAGGCGTCTGATAAAGGGTATAAAGAATAACAAATACAATATGGAGATGACAGAAAGCGATAGTATCGCACCCTTTTGTCAATTCCTGTCTAAACGGTATGAAGAACAGAACCTGAAATTTCCTATTGAGAGTACGGAATACCTCGAGGATCTGCTGGAACTCTATCCCGATAACATCAGACTTTTTTACGTACACGATGAGAATAACGATATTATCGGCTCGAACATAGTTGTAAGTTACAAAAATAAAGTAATATCATGGCTGGGTACTCCTAAACCTGAAGTGGACCTGCCGGTGAATGAACTGATATTCTGGGAGCTGATCAAGTTATCCAAAAAAAACGATAGTATCTTTGAGATAGGAGGTGCCGACACCGAACATCTCTGCTCGTTCAAATCACGTTTCAATCCACTACTTGAAACAAACTACCGGATATTCTGGCATAATAATCTGGGAGCCATAGCAGAATGGTTTTACCTTAACGTATACAGAAAAAGCAGTGCTCCTGTATGA